One window of the Pseudokineococcus lusitanus genome contains the following:
- a CDS encoding amino acid ABC transporter permease, protein MSAPTSVLYDLPGPKAVRRNRVIGVVGVLLVIGLVAFFVYRMGEAGQLTAARWTPFLYSDIQNALLDGLLATLQVAAIAGALALAFGVVFAAGQLSDHRVLRWPSVAVVQLFRGLPLLLLIFALFFASGGAITVFWSLVLGLVLYNGSVLAEVFRAGVLAVPRGQWEAASALGLRKTATMRLVLVPQAVRSMLPVIVAQLVVLLKDSALGFIVGYTELLRQGRLIGTNFFNVIPSLLVVAVIYIVINFLLGLLATYLERRLSRSKRSSADTHAPEVELEQR, encoded by the coding sequence ATGAGCGCACCCACGAGCGTCCTCTACGACCTGCCGGGGCCGAAGGCCGTCCGCCGCAACCGGGTCATCGGCGTGGTCGGCGTCCTCCTCGTCATCGGGCTCGTCGCCTTCTTCGTCTACCGGATGGGCGAGGCCGGCCAGCTGACGGCCGCCCGCTGGACGCCCTTCCTCTACAGCGACATCCAGAACGCCCTCCTCGACGGCCTCCTCGCCACGCTGCAGGTGGCGGCCATCGCGGGTGCCCTGGCGCTCGCCTTCGGCGTCGTCTTCGCCGCCGGCCAGCTGAGCGACCACCGGGTGCTCCGGTGGCCCAGCGTGGCCGTCGTCCAGCTCTTCCGCGGGCTGCCGCTGCTGCTGCTCATCTTCGCGCTCTTCTTCGCGAGCGGCGGGGCCATCACGGTCTTCTGGTCCCTGGTCCTCGGGCTCGTGCTCTACAACGGGTCCGTCCTCGCCGAGGTCTTCCGTGCCGGCGTCCTCGCCGTCCCGCGCGGCCAGTGGGAGGCGGCGTCGGCGCTCGGCCTGCGCAAGACGGCGACCATGCGCCTCGTCCTCGTGCCGCAGGCCGTCCGGTCGATGCTGCCGGTGATCGTGGCCCAGCTCGTCGTCCTCCTCAAGGACTCCGCGCTCGGCTTCATCGTGGGCTACACCGAGCTCCTCCGGCAGGGCCGCCTCATCGGGACGAACTTCTTCAACGTCATCCCGTCCCTGCTCGTGGTGGCCGTGATCTACATCGTCATCAACTTCCTCCTCGGGCTGCTGGCGACGTACCTCGAGCGGCGCCTCAGCCGCTCCAAGCGGTCGTCGGCCGACACTCACGCCCCCGAGGTCGAGCTCGAGCAGCGCTGA
- a CDS encoding amino acid ABC transporter permease, producing the protein MDAVLDNLGLFASGLAGTVTLFVWSAVASLVLGVVLAVMRVAPSPAVRAFGTAYVLTVRNTPLTVVFALIVFGGPILGLSVGGSVDLQYRVLAVLALSLYTASFVCEALRGGIATIPVGQAEAARSLGLTFPQTLRHVVLPQAGRTVVPPLGSVLIAMAKNTSIASAFNNTELISAMRTGIENRGDAVIAILVATAVAYLLVTLTLSLVFALVEKKVAIVR; encoded by the coding sequence GTGGACGCGGTCCTCGACAACCTCGGGCTCTTCGCCAGCGGACTGGCCGGCACCGTGACCCTCTTCGTGTGGTCGGCCGTGGCGTCCCTCGTCCTCGGCGTGGTGCTCGCCGTCATGCGGGTCGCACCGAGCCCCGCCGTCCGCGCCTTCGGCACGGCTTACGTGCTGACCGTCCGGAACACGCCCCTGACCGTCGTCTTCGCCCTCATCGTCTTCGGCGGCCCCATCCTCGGCCTGTCCGTCGGCGGCAGCGTGGACCTGCAGTACCGGGTCCTCGCCGTGCTGGCGCTCTCGCTCTACACGGCGTCCTTCGTCTGCGAGGCCCTGCGCGGCGGTATCGCCACCATCCCCGTCGGGCAGGCGGAGGCGGCACGCTCGCTCGGGCTGACCTTCCCGCAGACCCTGCGGCACGTCGTGCTGCCGCAGGCCGGGCGGACCGTCGTCCCGCCGCTGGGCAGCGTCCTCATCGCCATGGCGAAGAACACGAGCATCGCCTCGGCGTTCAACAACACCGAGCTCATCTCGGCGATGAGGACGGGCATCGAGAACCGCGGCGACGCGGTCATCGCGATCCTCGTGGCCACGGCGGTCGCCTACCTGCTCGTCACGCTGACCCTCAGCCTCGTCTTCGCCCTCGTCGAGAAGAAGGTGGCGATCGTCCGATGA
- a CDS encoding regulatory protein RecX: MAPRSRGELAAAMARKGVEEPVVEQVLDRLTEVGLVDDVAYADMLVRSRQETRGLARRALLHELRTKGVEDDVARGAVADVSDEDERAGAERVVERKMRATRGLDEQVRLRRLAGVLARKGYPPGVAYAVVREALDAERDG; this comes from the coding sequence ATGGCCCCCCGTAGCCGCGGGGAGCTGGCCGCGGCGATGGCGCGCAAGGGGGTCGAGGAGCCCGTCGTCGAGCAGGTGCTCGACCGGCTCACGGAGGTCGGTCTCGTCGACGACGTCGCCTACGCGGACATGCTCGTCCGCTCCCGCCAGGAGACGCGCGGGCTCGCCCGTCGCGCGCTGCTCCACGAGCTGCGGACGAAGGGTGTCGAGGACGACGTCGCCCGCGGCGCCGTCGCGGACGTCAGCGACGAGGACGAGCGGGCCGGGGCCGAGCGCGTCGTCGAGCGGAAGATGCGCGCCACCCGCGGCCTCGACGAGCAGGTGCGCCTGCGCCGGCTGGCCGGCGTCCTCGCCCGCAAGGGCTACCCGCCCGGCGTCGCGTACGCCGTGGTCCGGGAGGCGCTGGACGCCGAGCGCGACGGCTGA
- a CDS encoding glutamate ABC transporter substrate-binding protein codes for MRLHRTLAAAAAATLMITLSACGQEGSPTSPAAPGESGGTTAEAPEYEVASDVDLADSLTYERMVANGGPTIGVKFDQPGLGLQSPGADAPEGFDVEIAKLIAADLGFAPEDITFTETVSANREPFLQNGTVDLVVATYTINDERKQVVDFAGPYYVAGQDLLVRADDDSINGPDDLSGKTVCSVDGSTPAQRITEEYPDAELVTFDAYTNCVEQLTGGQVDAVTTDDAILRGYAAQQPELLRVVGEPFSEEPYGIGMPLGDTALRDFVNDSLEEAEDDGQWQAAFEYTLGDSDGVEPPEVDRY; via the coding sequence ATGAGGCTCCACCGCACCCTCGCCGCCGCCGCGGCCGCCACCCTCATGATCACGCTCAGCGCGTGCGGGCAGGAGGGCTCCCCGACGTCCCCCGCCGCCCCCGGCGAGAGCGGCGGCACGACGGCGGAGGCCCCGGAGTACGAGGTCGCGAGCGACGTCGACCTGGCCGACAGCCTCACCTACGAGCGCATGGTCGCCAACGGCGGCCCGACGATCGGCGTGAAGTTCGACCAGCCGGGCCTCGGCCTGCAGTCCCCCGGCGCCGACGCGCCCGAGGGCTTCGACGTCGAGATCGCCAAGCTGATCGCGGCCGACCTCGGCTTCGCGCCGGAGGACATCACCTTCACGGAGACGGTCTCCGCCAACCGCGAGCCGTTCCTCCAGAACGGCACGGTGGACCTCGTCGTCGCCACCTACACGATCAACGACGAGCGCAAGCAGGTCGTCGACTTCGCCGGGCCCTACTACGTGGCCGGCCAGGACCTCCTCGTCCGCGCGGACGACGACTCGATCAACGGGCCGGACGACCTCTCCGGCAAGACGGTGTGCTCGGTCGACGGCTCCACGCCGGCGCAGCGCATCACCGAGGAGTACCCCGACGCCGAGCTCGTCACCTTCGACGCCTACACGAACTGCGTCGAGCAGCTCACCGGCGGTCAGGTCGACGCCGTGACGACGGACGACGCCATCCTCCGCGGGTACGCCGCGCAGCAGCCCGAGCTCCTGCGCGTCGTGGGCGAGCCCTTCTCGGAGGAGCCCTACGGCATCGGCATGCCCCTCGGCGACACGGCCCTGCGCGACTTCGTCAACGACTCCCTCGAGGAGGCCGAGGACGACGGCCAGTGGCAGGCGGCCTTCGAGTACACCCTCGGCGACAGCGACGGCGTCGAGCCGCCCGAGGTCGACCGCTACTGA
- a CDS encoding amino acid ABC transporter ATP-binding protein — MSGVDKHYGALHVLKGIELTVGRGEVLVVIGPSGSGKSTLCRTINRLEGVDGGRITIDGKELPAEGKALAGLRADVGMVFQSFNLFAHKTVLENVTLGPTQVRKVKKADADRRAMELLERVGVGHQAQKYPAQLSGGQQQRVAIARALAMDPKIMLFDEPTSALDPEMINEVLDVMTDLARSGMTMVVVTHEMGFARRAADRVVFMADGEIVEQADPETFFTKPSSARAQDFLSKLLTH; from the coding sequence ATGTCCGGCGTCGACAAGCACTACGGCGCGCTCCACGTGCTGAAGGGCATCGAGCTCACCGTGGGCCGCGGCGAGGTCCTCGTCGTCATCGGCCCGTCCGGCTCCGGCAAGTCGACGCTGTGCCGGACCATCAACCGCCTCGAGGGCGTCGACGGCGGCCGCATCACCATCGACGGCAAGGAGCTCCCCGCCGAGGGCAAGGCCCTCGCCGGGCTCCGCGCCGACGTCGGGATGGTCTTCCAGTCCTTCAACCTCTTCGCGCACAAGACCGTGCTGGAGAACGTCACCCTCGGGCCGACGCAGGTGCGCAAGGTCAAGAAGGCCGACGCGGACCGTCGGGCGATGGAGCTCCTCGAGCGCGTCGGCGTCGGGCACCAGGCGCAGAAGTACCCGGCACAGCTCTCCGGCGGCCAGCAGCAGCGCGTCGCCATCGCCCGTGCCCTCGCCATGGACCCCAAGATCATGCTGTTCGACGAGCCGACGTCGGCCCTGGACCCGGAGATGATCAACGAGGTCCTCGACGTCATGACCGACCTGGCGAGGAGCGGGATGACGATGGTCGTCGTCACCCACGAGATGGGCTTCGCCCGCCGCGCCGCGGACCGGGTCGTCTTCATGGCCGACGGCGAGATCGTCGAGCAGGCCGACCCGGAGACCTTCTTCACGAAGCCGTCCTCCGCCCGGGCGCAGGACTTCCTCTCGAAGCTCCTCACCCACTGA
- the recA gene encoding recombinase RecA: MPVTADRGKALETALGQIDRQFGKGSVMRLGDEVRAPIEVIPTGAISLDVALGIGGLPRGRVVEIYGPESSGKTTVALHAVANAQRAGGIAAFIDAEHALDPDYAKKLGVDTDALLVSQPDTGEQALEIADMLIRSGALDVIVIDSVAALVPRAEIEGEMGDSHVGLQARLMSQALRKITGALNSSGTTAIFINQLREKIGVMFGSPETTTGGKALKFYASVRLDVRRIETLKDGTEPVGNRTRVKVVKNKVSPPFKQAEFDILYGHGISREGGLIDMGVEQGFVRKSGAWYTYDGDQLGQGKENARAFMRDNPDLADELEKKIKEKLGVGPQVDKPAEPAEAEVAF, from the coding sequence ATGCCCGTGACGGCAGACCGCGGCAAGGCCCTCGAGACGGCCCTCGGCCAGATCGACCGCCAGTTCGGCAAGGGCTCGGTGATGCGTCTCGGCGACGAGGTCCGAGCACCCATCGAGGTCATCCCCACCGGCGCCATCTCGCTGGACGTCGCGCTCGGCATCGGCGGCCTGCCCCGCGGCCGCGTCGTCGAGATCTACGGCCCGGAGTCGTCGGGAAAGACGACCGTGGCGCTGCACGCCGTGGCCAACGCCCAGCGCGCCGGCGGCATCGCCGCCTTCATCGACGCCGAGCACGCGCTCGACCCGGACTACGCCAAGAAGCTCGGCGTCGACACCGACGCGCTGCTCGTCAGCCAGCCCGACACGGGTGAGCAGGCCCTCGAGATCGCCGACATGCTCATCCGCTCCGGCGCGCTCGACGTCATCGTCATCGACTCGGTGGCCGCGCTCGTGCCCCGCGCCGAGATCGAGGGCGAGATGGGCGACAGCCACGTCGGCCTCCAGGCCCGCCTCATGTCGCAGGCCCTGCGCAAGATCACCGGTGCGCTCAACAGCTCCGGCACCACGGCGATCTTCATCAACCAGCTGCGCGAGAAGATCGGCGTGATGTTCGGCTCGCCCGAGACGACGACGGGCGGCAAGGCCCTGAAGTTCTACGCCTCCGTCCGCCTCGACGTGCGCCGCATCGAGACGCTCAAGGACGGCACCGAGCCCGTCGGCAACCGCACCCGGGTCAAGGTCGTCAAGAACAAGGTCAGCCCGCCGTTCAAGCAGGCCGAGTTCGACATCCTCTACGGGCACGGCATCTCCCGGGAGGGCGGCCTCATCGACATGGGCGTCGAGCAGGGCTTCGTCCGCAAGTCCGGCGCCTGGTACACGTACGACGGCGACCAGCTCGGCCAGGGCAAGGAGAACGCGCGCGCCTTCATGCGCGACAACCCCGACCTCGCGGACGAGCTCGAGAAGAAGATCAAGGAGAAGCTCGGCGTCGGCCCGCAGGTCGACAAGCCGGCCGAGCCCGCGGAGGCCGAGGTCGCCTTCTGA
- a CDS encoding DUF3046 domain-containing protein, whose protein sequence is MRLSEFWRLAEGELGPTYARSVTATQVVGRLGHRTPDEALADGVPPREVWEALCDAMDVPPERRLGADPARRRPRG, encoded by the coding sequence GTGAGGCTCAGCGAGTTCTGGCGGCTGGCGGAGGGCGAGCTCGGCCCGACGTACGCCCGGTCGGTCACCGCCACCCAGGTGGTCGGGCGGCTCGGGCACCGGACGCCGGACGAGGCGCTCGCCGACGGCGTCCCTCCCCGCGAGGTGTGGGAGGCCCTGTGCGACGCCATGGACGTGCCGCCGGAGCGCCGGCTGGGCGCGGACCCGGCGCGCCGCCGGCCCCGGGGCTGA
- the miaB gene encoding tRNA (N6-isopentenyl adenosine(37)-C2)-methylthiotransferase MiaB — translation MTTTADAPEATLQAAPADSPLPGGGEGRTYAVRTFGCQMNVHDSERLQGSLEAAGYAPLAAGADPETADVVVFNTCAVRENADNKLYGNLGRLAPVKASRPGMQIAVGGCLAQKDRSTIVDRAPWVDVVFGTHNIGSLPALLDRSRHNRRAEVEILESLDVFPSTLPTKRDSAASGWVSISVGCTNTCTFCIVPALRGTEKDRRPGDVLAEVRALVADGAVEVTLLGQNVNTYGIELGDRGAFAKLLRACGGIDGLERVRFTSPHPASFTDDVIAAMAETPNVMPQLHMPLQAGSDRVLRAMRRSYRSARFLGILDRVRAAMPEAAISTDLIVGFPGETEEDFARTLEVVEASRFAQAFTFQYSPRPGTPAATMDDQVPKAVVQERFERLVALQERISWEENQRVVGREVEVMVSVGEGRKDGATARLSGRAPDNRLVHFSLPEDAETPRPGDMVTTRVTYAAPHHLVADPSVGTGPQVVAEGGWVHRLRRTTAGDAWDRREAASCGVPAPAGAAARGPVPVALGLPTRRR, via the coding sequence ATGACGACGACCGCCGACGCCCCCGAGGCCACCCTCCAGGCCGCTCCCGCCGACAGCCCGCTGCCGGGTGGCGGCGAGGGGCGGACCTACGCCGTCCGCACCTTCGGCTGCCAGATGAACGTCCACGACTCGGAGCGGCTGCAGGGCTCGCTCGAGGCGGCGGGCTACGCGCCGCTGGCGGCGGGCGCGGACCCCGAGACGGCCGACGTCGTCGTCTTCAACACGTGCGCCGTCCGCGAGAACGCGGACAACAAGCTCTACGGCAACCTCGGCCGGCTCGCGCCGGTCAAGGCCTCCCGCCCCGGGATGCAGATCGCCGTCGGCGGCTGCCTCGCGCAGAAGGACCGCTCGACGATCGTCGACAGGGCGCCGTGGGTCGACGTCGTCTTCGGCACCCACAACATCGGCTCCCTGCCGGCCCTGCTCGACCGCTCGCGGCACAACCGGCGCGCCGAGGTGGAGATCCTCGAGTCGCTCGACGTCTTCCCCTCCACGCTGCCGACGAAGCGCGACTCGGCGGCCTCCGGCTGGGTCTCCATCAGCGTCGGCTGCACCAACACGTGCACCTTCTGCATCGTCCCGGCGCTGCGCGGGACCGAGAAGGACCGCCGGCCGGGCGACGTCCTCGCCGAGGTGCGGGCGCTCGTGGCCGACGGCGCCGTCGAGGTCACGCTGCTGGGCCAGAACGTCAACACCTACGGCATCGAGCTGGGCGACCGCGGCGCCTTCGCCAAGCTGCTGCGGGCCTGCGGCGGGATCGACGGGCTCGAGCGGGTCCGGTTCACGAGCCCGCACCCGGCGTCCTTCACCGACGACGTCATCGCCGCCATGGCCGAGACGCCGAACGTCATGCCGCAGCTGCACATGCCGCTGCAGGCGGGGTCGGACCGCGTCCTGCGGGCCATGCGCCGCTCGTACCGCAGCGCCCGCTTCCTCGGCATCCTCGACCGCGTCCGCGCGGCCATGCCCGAGGCGGCCATCTCCACCGACCTCATCGTGGGCTTCCCCGGCGAGACCGAGGAGGACTTCGCGCGGACGCTCGAGGTCGTCGAGGCGTCGCGCTTCGCGCAGGCCTTCACGTTCCAGTACTCGCCCCGCCCCGGGACGCCGGCCGCGACGATGGACGACCAGGTGCCCAAGGCCGTCGTCCAGGAGCGCTTCGAGCGGCTCGTCGCGCTGCAGGAGCGCATCAGCTGGGAGGAGAACCAGCGGGTCGTCGGCCGCGAGGTCGAGGTCATGGTCTCCGTGGGGGAGGGTCGCAAGGACGGCGCCACCGCCCGCCTGTCCGGGCGCGCCCCCGACAACCGCCTCGTCCACTTCTCGCTGCCCGAGGACGCCGAGACGCCGCGGCCGGGCGACATGGTGACGACACGGGTCACCTACGCCGCGCCGCACCACCTCGTCGCCGACCCGTCGGTGGGCACGGGCCCGCAGGTGGTCGCCGAGGGCGGCTGGGTCCACCGGCTCCGCCGGACGACGGCGGGCGACGCGTGGGACCGCCGCGAGGCGGCGTCGTGCGGCGTCCCGGCCCCGGCGGGCGCGGCCGCGCGCGGCCCCGTGCCGGTCGCGCTGGGTCTCCCGACCCGCCGTCGTTGA